One genomic window of Magnolia sinica isolate HGM2019 chromosome 3, MsV1, whole genome shotgun sequence includes the following:
- the LOC131238955 gene encoding uncharacterized protein LOC131238955 — MHQPALISQALNKRLEMNSKNACSDSTNNSNRDESASTCTDLSLNSPSNKMVVGGFTRLNPSQQHQPFQFLTGTNEKVVPFSNGCYKKFGDSSNGFYHGGPVMMMMGGVDQSGHSDSNSEVSVSAAESMMAHNRNRLYLHGESDHEREDQHAFH, encoded by the coding sequence ATGCATCAACCTGCACTGATCTCTCAGGCCTTGAACAAGAGGTTGGAGATGAACAGCAAAAATGCTTGTAGTGATTCTACCAACAACAGCAATAGGGATGAGTCTGCATCCACTTGCACTGATCTCTCCCTAAATTCACCATCAAACAAGATGGTTGTTGGGGGTTTTACCAGATTAAACCCATCCCAACAACATCAgccctttcaatttctcacgggCACCAATGAGAAGGTGGTACCTTTCAGCAATGGATGTTATAAGAAGTTTGGTGATTCAAGCAATGGTTTCTATCATGGTGGtccagtgatgatgatgatgggtggTGTTGATCAATCAGGCCATTCAGATTCTAATTCTGAAGTATCAGTTTCTGCAGCTGAATCAATGATGGCCCACAACAGAAACAGGCTCTATTTGCATGGGGAGAGTGATCATGAGAGAGAAGATCAGCATGCCTTTCATTGA